GAAGGGGGACGAATTGGTATTGCCGCCCAAGCATTAGGAATAGCAAAAGGGGCTTTTGAATTATCTGTAAGGTATTCTAAAGAAAGAAAAACTTTTGGTAAACTACTGGCTGAGCATCAGGATATTCAATTTAAGCTCGCCACAATGGAAATAGATATTGAAGCAGCTAAACTACTTACTTTGAAATCAGCTTCTTTAAAAGATTTGGGTATGCCTTTCGGAATAGCTAGTGCGAAGGCAAAAGCGTACGCCTCAAAAGTTGCCATGGACACTACAATAGAAGCGGTGCAAATTCACGGTGGCTACGGATATGTAAAAGAGTATCATGTTGAACGTCTAATGCGAGATGCAAAGATTACGCAGATATATGAAGGAACAACTGAGATTCAGAAGATTGTGATTTCGAGAGATCTTTTAAAGTAATTCCACTAACTCCTCTAATCGCATACTTCTTGATCCCTTAATTAAAATCGAACCATTTGATATTGGGTTTGTGGCTAGCCAGATTTTGATGTCTTCCGTTTTATTGAAAGAAATAAAACGCTCAGGCATATCAGTTAAACTAAACTGCTCTCCTATAAGATATACGTGCAAGGAAGTGTTTGCAGACAAGAGGTCTACAATATTTTGGTGTTCATCTTTGCTGTATTCACCAAGCTCCATCATGTCGCCTAGAAATAAGTGTTTTGTATTTGATTCTTTATCAATAAAAGAACTAATAGAAAGAGTCATACTGCTAGGATTCGCATTGTATGCATCTAGAAGTATGTAGTTTGATTGAGAATCAATAACTTGAGATCTGTTATTTGTAGGAATGTATTTGTTAATTGCCTTTGAAATATTCTCTCCAGGAATCCCAAAGTGTAATCCTATCGAAATAGCGCACATAACATTCTCGAAATTATATTTCCCAACAAGGTGCGACTGTACCTCATATTTACCCCCTTCATGAGTAATGATGACGGAAAGTACATCAGCATTCATTTTAGGTGCTCCTTGATAGGTCGCTTCTTTGTTTTCTCCGTAAGATATCAGATTCAGTCCTTCTGCTAGTTTGGTAAGGAGAATGTTATCTGTATTAATAAAGATGCTGCCTTCGTTTTCCTTGAAGTAGTTGTACATCTCAGACTTTGCCTTGATTACGCCTTCAAGGCCTCCGAAGCCTCCAAGGTGTGCTTTGCCAATATTGGTGATAAGGCCATAATTTGGTTTCGCTATATCGCATAGCATTTTTATTTCCCCTACGCTGTTGGCGCCCATTTCAACTATTGCGAAATCGTGATCATCTCGAATAGATAGAAGGGTCAACGGTACACCGATATGATTGTTGAAATTCCCAATAGTGGCTTGAACATTGTATTTTGTTGAGAGTACACAATTAACCAGTTCTTTGGTTGTTGTCTTGCCATTAGTACCTGTTATTCCAATAATAGGAGTGCCAATTTTAG
This is a stretch of genomic DNA from Flavobacteriales bacterium. It encodes these proteins:
- a CDS encoding acyl-CoA dehydrogenase, translating into EGGRIGIAAQALGIAKGAFELSVRYSKERKTFGKLLAEHQDIQFKLATMEIDIEAAKLLTLKSASLKDLGMPFGIASAKAKAYASKVAMDTTIEAVQIHGGYGYVKEYHVERLMRDAKITQIYEGTTEIQKIVISRDLLK
- a CDS encoding UDP-N-acetylmuramoyl-tripeptide--D-alanyl-D-alanine ligase; protein product: MNNSIELIHSLFNNCTGISIDTRSVTKGDLFIALKGDNFNGNLFAKQALDSGASYAIIDEPSENDERFILVDDALKCLQDLAAYHRTKIGTPIIGITGTNGKTTTKELVNCVLSTKYNVQATIGNFNNHIGVPLTLLSIRDDHDFAIVEMGANSVGEIKMLCDIAKPNYGLITNIGKAHLGGFGGLEGVIKAKSEMYNYFKENEGSIFINTDNILLTKLAEGLNLISYGENKEATYQGAPKMNADVLSVIITHEGGKYEVQSHLVGKYNFENVMCAISIGLHFGIPGENISKAINKYIPTNNRSQVIDSQSNYILLDAYNANPSSMTLSISSFIDKESNTKHLFLGDMMELGEYSKDEHQNIVDLLSANTSLHVYLIGEQFSLTDMPERFISFNKTEDIKIWLATNPISNGSILIKGSRSMRLEELVELL